Within Elizabethkingia sp. JS20170427COW, the genomic segment GATGCTTGTGCTAGAGAGCTACATGAAGAATTAAACATCAACATCCAGCCAGAGAAACTAAAATATATCTGCAGTCTCCCGAATATTTACCTCTATAAAGATGTGGAATACCATACTATGGATTTGTTTTTCGAATATGAAGTGGACGAAAAATTTAAAGTAACGCTTGCTGAAGAAGAAGTCTCTGCTATAAAATGGGTGAAAAAAGGAGAGTTGAAAATTGAAGATTTGGCCTTCAACTCCCAAAAAAGGTTTTTTGAAGGTTATCTCCGATAAAAGC encodes:
- a CDS encoding NUDIX domain-containing protein, whose translation is MKNLRICPECGKETLSFDGRKMDCDGCGFTFYNNTAAAVAVVIKYQDEIMFTLRNQQPGKGKFDLAGGFIDFEETAEDACARELHEELNINIQPEKLKYICSLPNIYLYKDVEYHTMDLFFEYEVDEKFKVTLAEEEVSAIKWVKKGELKIEDLAFNSQKRFFEGYLR